One genomic region from Athalia rosae chromosome 3, iyAthRosa1.1, whole genome shotgun sequence encodes:
- the LOC105686439 gene encoding probable serine hydrolase isoform X3 yields the protein MPLMPPHLSVLCLDMPGHGLSSHYPKGQSYYVHFDGLMLLRRIIKYFKWTKVKLLGHSLGGAISFLYAASFPEEVEFLISLDIASPCVRNVEKIASATGENIDKYLKYENLPLDSMPCYKHEEMIDIVFDAYDGSITRESAEILMKRGMQPAPTGKQFYFSRDARLKVALLGMISIDLALAYAAKIRCAYLNIRAVPGMKFDKPENYHKVLDVIKGGARRFEYHEVEGTHHVHLNNPERIIGIIVDFIED from the exons ATGCCTCTCATGCCGCCCCATCTTTCCGTTCTGTGCTTGGATATGCCAGGGCATGGCTTGTCTTCCCACTATCCAAAGGGCCAGTCGTATTACGTTCATTTCGACGGTCTCATGTTGCTTCGTAGAAtcattaaatatttcaaatggACCAAG GTGAAGTTGTTGGGACATTCTCTCGGAGGTGCAATATCCTTTCTCTATGCAGCTTCATTCCCGGAAGAAGTGGAATTCCTAATTAGTTTGGATATAGCCAGTCCTTGCGtgagaaacgttgaaaaaattgccaGCGCCACTggtgaaaatattgataaatatCTCAAGTATGAAAACCTGCCACTTGATAGTATGCCATGTTACAAACATGAAGAAATGATCGATATTGTCTTTGATGCATACGATGGTTCCATCACCCGAGAAAGTGCAGAGATTTTAATGAAGCGAGGTATGCAGCCAGCACCGACTGGAAAGCAGTTCTACTTCTCTCGAGATGCTAGGCTCAAg GTTGCATTACTAGGCATGATATCCATCGACTTGGCATTGGCCTATGCCGCTAAAATTCGTTGCGCCTACTTAAATATCCGTGCGGTTCCTGGAATGAAATTTGACAAACCTGAGAATTACCATAAGGTTTTGGACGTCATTAAAGGAGGTGCCAGGAGATTCGAATACCACGAAGTAGAAGGAACTCATCATGTCCATCTGAACAATCCTGAGAGAATAATCGGTATAATTGTCGACTTCATAGAAGACTAA
- the LOC105686439 gene encoding probable serine hydrolase isoform X2, whose translation MSKMSSMDNINGHGIRDAENIQIPVPWGIVCGKLWGPKDVQPIVAIHGWQDNLGSFDTLAPLLSKHTAILCIDLPGHGYSSHHPDGQFYYVFWDGVILLRRIVKHYNWDKVKLLGHSLGGAISFLYAASFPEEVEFLISLDIASPCVRNVEKIASATGENIDKYLKYENLPLDSMPCYKHEEMIDIVFDAYDGSITRESAEILMKRGMQPAPTGKQFYFSRDARLKVALLGMISIDLALAYAAKIRCAYLNIRAVPGMKFDKPENYHKVLDVIKGGARRFEYHEVEGTHHVHLNNPERIIGIIVDFIED comes from the exons ATGTCCAAAATGAGTTCAATGGATAACATCAATGGGCACGGAATCAGAG ATGCAGAAAATATTCAGATTCCTGTTCCATGGGGTATCGTATGTG GAAAACTTTGGGGCCCTAAGGATGTACAGCCTATAGTAGCAATACATGGCTGGCAGGATAATCTGGGTTCCTTTGATACTCTGGCTCCGTTATTATCAAAGCATACAGCAATTCTATGCATAGATCTGCCAGGTCATGGATATTCCTCTCATCATCCCGATGGACAATTCTACTACGTATTTTGGGATGGGGTTATCCTCCTACGTAGAATCGTTAAACATTACAATTGGGACAAG GTGAAGTTGTTGGGACATTCTCTCGGAGGTGCAATATCCTTTCTCTATGCAGCTTCATTCCCGGAAGAAGTGGAATTCCTAATTAGTTTGGATATAGCCAGTCCTTGCGtgagaaacgttgaaaaaattgccaGCGCCACTggtgaaaatattgataaatatCTCAAGTATGAAAACCTGCCACTTGATAGTATGCCATGTTACAAACATGAAGAAATGATCGATATTGTCTTTGATGCATACGATGGTTCCATCACCCGAGAAAGTGCAGAGATTTTAATGAAGCGAGGTATGCAGCCAGCACCGACTGGAAAGCAGTTCTACTTCTCTCGAGATGCTAGGCTCAAg GTTGCATTACTAGGCATGATATCCATCGACTTGGCATTGGCCTATGCCGCTAAAATTCGTTGCGCCTACTTAAATATCCGTGCGGTTCCTGGAATGAAATTTGACAAACCTGAGAATTACCATAAGGTTTTGGACGTCATTAAAGGAGGTGCCAGGAGATTCGAATACCACGAAGTAGAAGGAACTCATCATGTCCATCTGAACAATCCTGAGAGAATAATCGGTATAATTGTCGACTTCATAGAAGACTAA
- the LOC105686439 gene encoding probable serine hydrolase isoform X1, translated as MSKMSSMDNINGHGIRDAENIQIPVPWGIVCGKWWGPKEIQPILALHGRQDNAGTFDKLMPLMPPHLSVLCLDMPGHGLSSHYPKGQSYYVHFDGLMLLRRIIKYFKWTKVKLLGHSLGGAISFLYAASFPEEVEFLISLDIASPCVRNVEKIASATGENIDKYLKYENLPLDSMPCYKHEEMIDIVFDAYDGSITRESAEILMKRGMQPAPTGKQFYFSRDARLKVALLGMISIDLALAYAAKIRCAYLNIRAVPGMKFDKPENYHKVLDVIKGGARRFEYHEVEGTHHVHLNNPERIIGIIVDFIED; from the exons ATGTCCAAAATGAGTTCAATGGATAACATCAATGGGCACGGAATCAGAG ATGCAGAAAATATTCAGATTCCTGTTCCATGGGGTATCGTATGTG GTAAATGGTGGGGTCCTAAAGAGATCCAGCCAATATTGGCTTTGCACGGTCGTCAAGATAATGCAGGCACTTTTGACAAGTTGATGCCTCTCATGCCGCCCCATCTTTCCGTTCTGTGCTTGGATATGCCAGGGCATGGCTTGTCTTCCCACTATCCAAAGGGCCAGTCGTATTACGTTCATTTCGACGGTCTCATGTTGCTTCGTAGAAtcattaaatatttcaaatggACCAAG GTGAAGTTGTTGGGACATTCTCTCGGAGGTGCAATATCCTTTCTCTATGCAGCTTCATTCCCGGAAGAAGTGGAATTCCTAATTAGTTTGGATATAGCCAGTCCTTGCGtgagaaacgttgaaaaaattgccaGCGCCACTggtgaaaatattgataaatatCTCAAGTATGAAAACCTGCCACTTGATAGTATGCCATGTTACAAACATGAAGAAATGATCGATATTGTCTTTGATGCATACGATGGTTCCATCACCCGAGAAAGTGCAGAGATTTTAATGAAGCGAGGTATGCAGCCAGCACCGACTGGAAAGCAGTTCTACTTCTCTCGAGATGCTAGGCTCAAg GTTGCATTACTAGGCATGATATCCATCGACTTGGCATTGGCCTATGCCGCTAAAATTCGTTGCGCCTACTTAAATATCCGTGCGGTTCCTGGAATGAAATTTGACAAACCTGAGAATTACCATAAGGTTTTGGACGTCATTAAAGGAGGTGCCAGGAGATTCGAATACCACGAAGTAGAAGGAACTCATCATGTCCATCTGAACAATCCTGAGAGAATAATCGGTATAATTGTCGACTTCATAGAAGACTAA
- the LOC105686438 gene encoding AH receptor-interacting protein, whose translation MENKEFIQKTILHTGTKFVNFTPGTKVRFHYRTTRCDDARTIIDDSRTTGEPMELVLGKKFKLEVWEVILQKMALNEVARFRIDKSLVTPYPFVAKTLREVGKPRSEKRNHHCCGVTLQNEGIGYDDLNYLIKNPQDLEFTIELLEVVSPADYEKETWQMTEDEKLKNIPSLREKGNILFKEKKYKAASDTYATAIGMLEQLMLKEKPNDEEWLDLQKMKVPLLLNFAQCKLLNNEYYAVIEHCTTVLKSEPDNVKALYRRGKAHIGAWNEKEAKEDLERVAELDPSLRTVVDKELNNFQVAIREKEKSEKNKLSQIFAQ comes from the exons atggaaaataaagaatttatACAGAAAACTATATTGCACACTGGCACCAAATTCGTGAACTTCACACCTGGAACAAAA GTTCGTTTTCACTATAGAACGACTAGATGCGACGACGCAAGAACTATAATTGATGATAGCAGAACCACGGGAGAACCAATGGAGTTGGTGTTAGGCAAAAAATTTAAACTGGAAGTCTGGGAAgtgattttacaaaaaatggCTTTGAACGAAGTTGCACGCTTTCGAATTGACAAAAGC CTGGTCACCCCATACCCATTTGTGGCAAAAACGTTACGTGAAGTTGGAAAGCCACGTTCAGAAAAGCGTAATCATCATTGCTGTGGGGTAACGCTGCAGAATGAAGGCATCGGATATGATGACTTGAATTATCTAATAAAAAATCCACAGGATTTGGAATTTACCAttg AATTATTGGAGGTCGTATCTCCCGCtgattatgaaaaagaaacttggCAAATGACAGAGGATGAGAAACTGAAGAACATACCAAGCCTGCGAGAGAAGGGTAACATTCtattcaaagagaaaaaatataaggcTGCATCAGATACGTATGCAACAGCCATTGGAATGTTGGAACAGTTAATGCTAAA gGAAAAACCAAATGATGAGGAATGGTTAGATCTACAGAAAATGAAAGTTCCGCTTCTCCTAAATTTCGCACAGtgtaaattattgaataacgAATATTATGCTGTGATTGAACATTGTACTACGGTGCTTAAAAGTGAACCAG ATAACGTGAAAGCACTTTATCGGCGAGGTAAAGCGCATATAGGCGcatggaatgaaaaagaagccAAAGAAGATCTGGAACGCGTAGCTGAATTAGATCCAAGTTTACGTACGGTCGTAGATAaggaattaaataattttcaggtagcgattagagaaaaagagaaatcggaaaaaaacaaactttcacAAATATTCGCCCAATGA